From the Bradyrhizobium ontarionense genome, the window CGCGGCGACGACGCGCACGTCGACCTTGCGGACGCGCTGCGCACCCAGCGGCCGGATCTCGCTTTCCTGCAGCACGCGCAACAGCTTGACCTGGAACGCCGGCGAGGTCTCGCCGATCTCGTCGAGAAAGATGGTGCCGCCGTCGGCGACCTCGAACAGGCCGATGCGGTCCTGATAGGCGCCGGTGAAGGCGCCCTTCTTGCAGCCGAACAGCTCGCTCTCCAGCAGCTCGTCCGGCAGCGCGCCGCAGTTCTCGACCACGAAGGCCTGGTTGGCGCGGGCCGAGCCGTAGTGAATCGCGCGCGCCAGCAACTCCTTGCCGGTGCCGGACTCGCCGGTGATGAGGACCGAGATGTCATAGTCTGCGGCGCGGCGGCCGAGCTCGATCACATTGCGCATCGGACTCGCCGCCGAGTGCACGATGCGGTCGAAATCATAGAGCTGCTTGGCGGCGCCGCGCTTGACCGAGACGACCTTCTTGATGTGCGCCGGCGTCGCCTTGACGTCGACACCGGCGGTTTCGGTCTCCTTCTGCAGCCGGTACAGTTGGATCGCTTCGCGCACGATCTCGATGAGGCGATCCGGCTGCCAGGGCTTTGTGATGTACTGATAGATGCCGGCCTCGTTGAGTCCGGCGATGATGTCCTCCGAATCCGAATAGCCGGAAATGATCATGCGCACCGGGTCCGGCCACATCTCGCGGACACGCTTCAGGAAACTCACGCCGGATTCCTGCGGCATGCGCTGATCGCAGATCACGGCATGCACGATCTCGCCTTCGAGCAGCTTCTCGGCATCGGCCGTGTTGCCGGCGCACAAGACCTCGAAATCCTGGTTGAGGACACGCCGCAGCGCCTCCTGCGACCGGATCTCGTCATCCACGACCAGTATCGTTCCCTGTATTCCCATCACATGTCTCAGCAGATCCGCGGCAGCTGCTCGCCCGACAGCCAGTCGACGATGCGGCCACCGCCGAAGCTCGTCGCCATCTGCACGAAGCGATGATCGTCGGCAACGGCTTCGCCGATGTCGGCGGCGTCGCGCCCGAGCGGATGCGCCTTCATGGCAGCGAGCACGGCGCCGGCCACATCAGGCGAAACCACCGCAATCAGCTTGCCCTCGTTGGCAACATTGAGCGGATCGAGGCCGAGCAGCTCGCAGGCCGCCGCGACGGCAGGCTTCACGGGAATGGCGTCCTCCTGCAGCCGAAAGCCGAGATTGGACTGCTGGGCGATCTCATTCATGGTCGCCGCAAGCCCGCCGCGGGTGGGATCGCGCATCAGGCGCAGGCCGTGACCGCCGGCTGCGACCATGTCGGCAACGAGACCGTGCAGAGACGCCGAGTCGGACACGATCTCGGTATCGAAGGTGAGATTCTGCCGCTTCGACATGATCGCGACGCCGTGATCGCCGAGGCTGCCCGACAACAACACGCGGTCGCCGGGCCTCGCTTTGTCCGCCGACAGGTCCAGGCCGTCCGGAAGCACGCCGACGCCCGCCGTGGAGATGAAGACGCCATCCGCCTTGCCGCGCTCGACCACCTTGGTGTCGCCGGTGATGATCGGGACTCCCGCTGCGCGCGCCGCCTCGCCCATCGAGTCGGCGATCCGCTTCAGGTCCGCGAAGCGGAAGCCCTCCTCGATGATGAAGCTGGCCGAGAGATACAGCGGCCGGGCGCCGGCCATGGCGATGTCGTTGACGGTGCCGTGCACCGCGAGCGAACCGATATCGCCGCCGGGGAAGAACAGCGGCGACACCACGTAGCCGTCGGTCGTCATCACCATGCGGCCGGCCGCCACGTCAAAAGCCGATTGATCGTTGCCGCGCGCCAGCCATCCGTTGCCGAACGCCTCATGGAACAGGCCGGAGATCAACTGCGCCATCGCGCGGCCGCCGGCGCCGTGCGAGAGATCGACG encodes:
- a CDS encoding sigma-54-dependent transcriptional regulator, translated to MGIQGTILVVDDEIRSQEALRRVLNQDFEVLCAGNTADAEKLLEGEIVHAVICDQRMPQESGVSFLKRVREMWPDPVRMIISGYSDSEDIIAGLNEAGIYQYITKPWQPDRLIEIVREAIQLYRLQKETETAGVDVKATPAHIKKVVSVKRGAAKQLYDFDRIVHSAASPMRNVIELGRRAADYDISVLITGESGTGKELLARAIHYGSARANQAFVVENCGALPDELLESELFGCKKGAFTGAYQDRIGLFEVADGGTIFLDEIGETSPAFQVKLLRVLQESEIRPLGAQRVRKVDVRVVAATNRDLEAEVEAGRFRRDLYYRLAAFPVHMPSLRERPMDIPLIAEGVLSAVKTSFNRPHLRFAPPAIEEFSRYHWPGNVRELQNEIQRMAVLADADELRCPPFAARRNGRRAAPAVGNGKLNGSGSLKDRVEDLEKSVIVGCLEKYDGNISRVASELGLSRVGLRNKLSRYDLRKNGKGHSLS
- the hypE gene encoding hydrogenase expression/formation protein HypE, producing the protein MTMHQRQLDLRSGCVDLSHGAGGRAMAQLISGLFHEAFGNGWLARGNDQSAFDVAAGRMVMTTDGYVVSPLFFPGGDIGSLAVHGTVNDIAMAGARPLYLSASFIIEEGFRFADLKRIADSMGEAARAAGVPIITGDTKVVERGKADGVFISTAGVGVLPDGLDLSADKARPGDRVLLSGSLGDHGVAIMSKRQNLTFDTEIVSDSASLHGLVADMVAAGGHGLRLMRDPTRGGLAATMNEIAQQSNLGFRLQEDAIPVKPAVAAACELLGLDPLNVANEGKLIAVVSPDVAGAVLAAMKAHPLGRDAADIGEAVADDHRFVQMATSFGGGRIVDWLSGEQLPRIC